The Vidua macroura isolate BioBank_ID:100142 chromosome 4, ASM2450914v1, whole genome shotgun sequence genome window below encodes:
- the SGMS2 gene encoding phosphatidylcholine:ceramide cholinephosphotransferase 2 has protein sequence MSTIETAKLEEHMEGQPNETSTGYSRPTLSVSEENKNGASKPKGLSNGLRKTAKKYPDYIQIAMPAESRNKFPLEWWKTGIAFVYALFNLILTTVMITVVHERVPPKELSPPLPDKFFDYIDRVKWAFSVSEINGMILLGLWIFQWLFLRYKSIVGRRFFFIIGTLYLYRCITMYVTTLPVPGMHFQCAPKLNGDSQAKVQRILRLISGGGLSITGSHILCGDFLFSGHTVVLTLVYLFIKEYSPRHFWWYHLICWLMSAAGIICILVAHEHYTVDVIIAYYITTRLFWWYHSMANEKTLKVSSQTNFLSRAWWYPIFYFFEKNVQGSVPCSFSWPISWPPSCFKSSCKKYSRVQKTGEDNEKST, from the exons ATGAGTACCATTGAGACGGCAAAGCTTGAAGAGCACATGGAGGGTCAGCCAAATGAGACTTCTACAGGCTACTCACGACCTACTCTCTCAGTCAGTGAAGAGAACAAAAATGGCGCTAGCAAACCAAAGGGCTTGTCTAATGGCTTGcgaaaaacagcaaagaaatatCCTGATTACATCCAGATTGCTATGCCTGCTGAATCTAGGAACAAATTTCCTCTGGAATGGTGGAAAACAGGCATTGCCTTTGTCTATGCTCTCTTCAACTTGATTTTAACAACTGTCATGATCACTGTGGTCCATGAGAGAGTACCTCCAAAGGAGCTAAGccctcccttgcctgacaaATTTTTTGATTACATTGATCGTGTGAAATGGGCCTTTTCTGTATCAGAAATAAATGGAATGATACTACTTGGATTATGGATATTCCAGTGGTTGTTTCTTAGATACAA ATCAATAGTGGGACGCAGGTTCTTTTTTATAATAGGAACTTTGTATCTGTACCGCTGTATTACCATGTACGTTACCACCTTACCTGTGCCTGGAATGCATTTTCAGTGTGCGCCAAAG TTGAATGGAGACTCTCAGGCAAAGGTTCAGAGAATTCTGCGACTGATTTCTGGTGGTGGTCTGTCCATAACTGGATCACACATCCTGTGTGGAGACTTCCTGTTTAGTGGACACACTGTAGTATTAACGCTGGTCTATCTGTTCATCAAAGAGT ATTCACCGCGACATTTCTGGTGGTATCACTTAatctgctggctgatgagcgcTGCTGGCATCATTTGTATCCTGGTTGCTCATGAACACTATACCGTAGATGTCATCATTGCCTACTATATCACTACACGGCTCTTCTGGTGGTACCACTCCATGGCTAATGAAAAG ACTTTAAAGGTGTCTTCGCAGACAAATTTTCTCTCTCGAGCATGGTGGTAtccaatattttatttcttcgAGAAGAATGTGCAAGGCTCTGTTCCTTGCAGTTTTTCCTGGCCAATATCTTGGCCTCCCAGCTGCTTCAAATCTTCATGCAAAAAGTATTCACGGGTTCAGAAGACAGGAGAGGACAATGAAAAATCTACCTGA